The following are encoded in a window of Primulina eburnea isolate SZY01 chromosome 4, ASM2296580v1, whole genome shotgun sequence genomic DNA:
- the LOC140829434 gene encoding xyloglucan endotransglucosylase protein 1-like produces MASFSGGLPAFLLIFLVTLSSSFAGNLNQEFDLTWGGNRGKVFNGGELLSLSLDKTSGSGFQSKKEYLFGRIDMQLKLVAGDSAGTVTTYYLSSQGPNHDEIDFEFLGNVTGEPYIVHTNVYAQGKGNREQQFYLWFDPTKNFHTYSIQWNPYQIVFLVDNTPIRQFKNAESLGVSYPKSQPMRIYSSLWNADDWATRGGLVKTDWSKAPFTAYYRNFNVQTCSGSCTSGFSNGVWQNQELDAYGRRRLRWVQKNFMIYNYCTDYKRFPQGFPPECRV; encoded by the exons ATGGCTTCATTTTCCGGAGGGTTGCCAGCATTTTTGTTGATTTTCCTTGTGACACTGAGTAGTAGTTTTGCCGGCAATTTGAATCAAGAATTCGACTTAACGTGGGGAGGTAATCGGGGCAAGGTGTTCAATGGAGGGGAGCTTCTTTCTCTGTCGTTGGATAAAACCTCTGGTTCAGGATTCCAATCCAAGAAAGAGTATTTGTTCGGGAGGATTGATATGCAGCTCAAACTTGTTGCGGGTGACTCTGCTGGAACAGTCACCACATATTAT CTGTCTTCTCAAGGGCCGAACCACGACGAAATCGACTTCGAGTTCCTGGGAAACGTGACCGGAGAACCTTACATTGTGCACACAAATGTGTACGCTCAAGGCAAAGGGAACAGAGAGCAGCAATTCTACCTATGGTTTGATCCCACCAAAAATTTCCACACCTACTCTATCCAATGGAACCCCTATCAAATTGT ATTCTTGGTGGACAACACTCCCATCAGGCAGTTCAAAAATGCTGAGTCCCTTGGTGTCTCATACCCTAAAAGCCAACCCATGAGGATCTACTCGAGCCTGTGGAACGCCGATGACTGGGCCACGAGAGGCGGGCTTGTAAAAACCGACTGGTCCAAGGCACCATTTACGGCCTACTACAGGAACTTCAACGTGCAAACTTGTTCTGGATCCTGCACATCAGGGTTCTCGAACGGGGTATGGCAAAACCAAGAACTCGACGCATATGGTCGTAGGAGGCTGAGATGGGTTCAGAAGAATTTCATGATATACAATTATTGCACGGATTATAAACGATTCCCTCAAGGCTTTCCTCCAGAATGCAGGGTATAA
- the LOC140829440 gene encoding crocetin glucosyltransferase, chloroplastic-like yields MNSRHVLLISYPAQGHINPSLRFAQTLIHIGIDVTFATTVNVRRRMAKASSGDAPKGLTFATFSDGYDDGFKPSDDGKRYMSELKKSSSRTLKDIIVASSEQGRPVTCLVYTVLLPWAAEVAREVNVPCALLWIQPATVLVVYYYYFKAFEDEIKANSDNPSWKIQFPGLPYNFSKSDLPSFILPESAERYSFVLPSFKEQIEALDLETKPKVLVNTFDVLEPDALKSIENYVFIGIGPLIPPAFLTDGQVLLSDKSFRGDLFQKSDDYIEWLNSNPDSSVVYVSFGSLLNLPKSQMEEIAKALLDSKKPFLWVIRAKQDENEEDEKLSCMEELENLGKIVPWCSQLEVLTHKSLGCFITHCGWNSTLESLSCGVPMVAFPQWSDQGTNAKLIVDAWKVGVRVKVNENGVVESDEIRSCIEKVMGGGENGRELRENARKWKSLAREAMEEEGSSNKNLKAFLQETGC; encoded by the coding sequence ATGAATTCACGCCACGTCCTCCTCATCTCATACCCGGCACAAGGACACATCAACCCCTCGCTTCGGTTCGCCCAAACGCTTATCCACATCGGGATTGATGTCACCTTCGCCACCACCGTGAATGTGCGACGGCGCATGGCCAAAGCCTCCTCCGGAGACGCCCCCAAAGGCCTCACCTTCGCAACATTCTCCGACGGGTACGATGATGGCTTCAAGCCTAGCGATGACGGCAAGCGCTACATGTCGGAACTAAAAAAGAGCAGCTCAAGAACTTTGAAAGATATAATTGTCGCCTCGTCGGAGCAAGGCCGCCCCGTCACGTGCTTGGTGTACACCGTCCTGCTCCCATGGGCGGCGGAGGTGGCGCGTGAGGTTAATGTCCCGTGTGCGCTTCTCTGGATTCAACCGGCCACCGTGCTGGTCGTGTACTACTATTATTTTAAAGCGTTTGAAGATGAAATAAAGGCGAACTCTGATAATCCCTCGTGGAAAATTCAGTTCCCCGGACTCCCATACAACTTCTCCAAAAGTGATCTTCCATCTTTTATACTTCCAGAGAGCGCTGAAAGATACAGCTTCGTGCTTCCATCTTTCAAGGAGCAGATTGAGGCTCTTGATTTAGAAACGAAACCGAAGGTTTTAGTAAACACTTTCGATGTGTTGGAGCCTGATGCGTTGAAATCCATTGAAAACTACGTGTTTATTGGGATCGGACCCCTGATCCCTCCTGCTTTCTTAACGGATGGTCAAGTACTCTTGTCGGACAAATCATTTAGGGGCGATCTTTTTCAGAAATCAGATGATTACATTGAATGGTTGAACTCAAATCCGGATTCGTCAGTGGTTTATGTCTCATTTGGTAGCTTGTTGAATCTTCCGAAATCCCAGATGGAAGAGATTGCAAAAGCCTTATTAGATTCTAAAAAACCATTTTTATGGGTTATTCGAGCTAAGCAAGATGAAAATGAAGAAGATGAGAAGCTGAGTTGCATGGAGGAACTCGAAAATCTCGGGAAGATAGTGCCATGGTGTTCTCAGCTGGAGGTGCTTACCCACAAGTCGTTAGGGTGCTTCATAACGCACTGCGGATGGAATTCAACTTTAGAGAGCTTGTCATGTGGCGTGCCGATGGTAGCCTTTCCGCAATGGTCGGATCAAGGGACGAACGCAAAGCTGATCGTAGATGCGTGGAAGGTCGGGGTTAGAGTGAAAGTGAATGAAAATGGCGTGGTTGAGAGTGATGAGATTAGGTCCTGCATCGAGAAAGTGATGGGCGGTGGTGAAAATGGGAGAGAATTGCGAGAAAATGCGAGAAAATGGAAGAGTTTGGCAAGAGAAGCCATGGAGGAAGAAGGATCTTCCAACAAGAACTTGAAAGCATTTCTTCAAGAAACGGGGTGTTAG